The following are from one region of the Natrinema sp. HArc-T2 genome:
- a CDS encoding ester cyclase translates to MAETTEDAAQLATEYVEIWNEQEFSRLPDVVAESFTFTSPTSGTIQGREDFEAYAREVVDAFSDFQIAVHEMLADEQLVMAEGTLSGTHDSEFDGIPPTHETFEVRDMAKFVVEDGKLQEERAFFDQHDFLGQLGLLEE, encoded by the coding sequence GTGGCAGAAACCACGGAAGATGCGGCACAGCTCGCCACCGAGTACGTAGAGATCTGGAACGAGCAGGAGTTCTCGAGATTGCCCGATGTCGTCGCGGAATCGTTTACGTTCACGTCTCCGACCAGTGGCACGATACAGGGCCGTGAGGACTTCGAAGCGTACGCTCGGGAAGTCGTCGACGCGTTTTCCGACTTCCAAATAGCCGTCCACGAGATGCTCGCGGACGAGCAACTGGTCATGGCAGAAGGAACGCTTTCGGGCACCCACGACAGTGAGTTCGACGGGATTCCGCCGACCCACGAAACGTTCGAGGTCCGGGATATGGCGAAGTTTGTGGTCGAAGACGGCAAACTCCAAGAGGAGCGCGCGTTCTTCGATCAGCACGACTTCCTCGGTCAGCTCGGGCTCCTTGAGGAGTAA
- a CDS encoding universal stress protein, with product MYQELLLATDGSDAAHRATEQGVELAAQLDATLHVLSVSEDGPQAETKQDQLRTDPEEEAATAAEEANEAAAREGIDATTDIRHGVPQEQIVDYAETNPVDMVIVGTAGRSGLDHLLSGSVAEEIVRNAPVPVLTVRDQS from the coding sequence ATGTATCAGGAGCTGCTCCTCGCAACAGACGGAAGCGACGCCGCTCACCGGGCGACCGAGCAAGGGGTCGAGCTCGCGGCCCAACTCGATGCGACCCTGCACGTGCTGTCGGTTTCGGAGGACGGCCCACAGGCGGAGACCAAACAGGACCAGCTACGTACCGATCCGGAGGAAGAAGCCGCCACAGCCGCCGAGGAGGCAAACGAAGCGGCGGCTCGAGAGGGAATCGACGCGACCACGGACATCCGTCACGGGGTCCCACAGGAACAGATCGTCGACTACGCGGAGACGAATCCGGTCGATATGGTGATCGTCGGGACAGCCGGTCGCTCCGGGCTCGATCACCTGCTCTCGGGCAGTGTCGCCGAAGAAATCGTGCGAAACGCCCCGGTTCCTGTTCTCACGGTCCGGGACCAGTCCTAG
- a CDS encoding iron transporter has translation MNRRAFLRGTAAAGAAGTAGLAGCLEQLGFEEESAFANPPLVENRPDAVYLPSSRDGMGMYGMATDGDYAAMLSYTFPHRFWTVEATEEGKELVEITADDSLHLMTTVWDRETHTVLPVDTRLEIRQDGDFVDIGTSSLWPMISQRMGFHYGDNIQLPGEGTYTARIQAGPVSLERTGSFEGRLESIGTLEIDFEYVRSDIHDLSFETIPESQRGNREALSLMKMEHGGDDGGHTPMGQATPLEELPGESLEAQHSGDATLAALVADADRLTDGGSYLAICPRTPYNGIILPFTSLSATVERDGETIYDGQLTEALDHEIGHHYGVALDTLASGDRVTVTVDSPPQVSRHDGYETAFFDFDDVTYTV, from the coding sequence ATGAATCGCCGGGCTTTCCTCCGTGGTACAGCCGCAGCCGGAGCCGCCGGAACCGCCGGTCTCGCCGGCTGTCTCGAGCAACTCGGGTTCGAAGAAGAATCTGCCTTTGCCAACCCGCCGCTCGTCGAGAACCGACCCGACGCCGTCTACTTGCCCTCCTCACGCGACGGGATGGGGATGTATGGGATGGCGACCGACGGCGACTACGCCGCCATGCTCTCGTATACCTTTCCCCACCGGTTCTGGACCGTCGAAGCCACCGAGGAAGGAAAAGAGCTCGTCGAGATCACCGCCGACGACAGTCTCCATCTTATGACCACTGTCTGGGACCGCGAGACACACACCGTCCTTCCGGTGGACACGCGCCTCGAAATTCGACAGGACGGCGACTTCGTCGATATCGGCACCTCCTCGCTGTGGCCGATGATCTCCCAGCGGATGGGCTTTCATTACGGAGATAACATCCAGCTCCCGGGCGAAGGAACATACACGGCCCGGATTCAAGCCGGTCCGGTCAGCCTCGAGCGAACCGGCTCGTTCGAGGGCCGACTGGAATCGATTGGAACGCTCGAGATCGACTTCGAGTACGTCCGGTCAGATATTCACGACCTCTCGTTCGAGACGATCCCCGAATCACAGCGGGGGAACCGCGAGGCGTTGTCACTCATGAAAATGGAACACGGTGGTGATGATGGCGGGCACACGCCGATGGGGCAAGCCACGCCACTCGAGGAGTTGCCCGGGGAGTCACTCGAGGCCCAGCACAGCGGTGACGCAACGCTCGCCGCGCTCGTCGCCGACGCCGACCGGCTCACGGACGGTGGCTCGTATCTGGCGATCTGCCCAAGGACCCCGTACAACGGTATCATTCTTCCGTTCACGTCCCTGTCCGCGACCGTCGAGCGGGATGGGGAGACCATCTACGACGGGCAGCTTACAGAGGCGCTCGATCACGAGATCGGCCACCACTACGGCGTCGCACTCGACACGCTTGCATCCGGCGACCGCGTGACGGTGACCGTCGACTCACCGCCGCAGGTGTCACGACACGACGGCTACGAGACGGCGTTTTTCGACTTCGACGACGTGACCTATACTGTGTGA
- a CDS encoding cytochrome c biogenesis CcdA family protein produces MVDAALTTSIVFGLSTGVATFFSPCAYPLLPGYVGFYVSQTDGEQASLGGALSRGLFAGLGVLVTFTALLGATFWVGQSMISSIKWFEAAAGLVLVVLGALIVAGRAPSFSVTLPKRRSSVFGFSIFGVGYALASAGCVAPLFISVVTRALSLSMADALVLLGTYVGSVVVLMVSLTVATGMGLIAGAGRLTAYSGLLKRIAGVVMIVAGIGQLYLALVVFDYFNLF; encoded by the coding sequence ATGGTCGACGCTGCGCTGACCACGTCGATCGTGTTCGGGCTCTCGACCGGAGTTGCAACGTTCTTTTCCCCGTGTGCGTACCCGCTGTTGCCGGGCTACGTCGGCTTTTACGTGAGCCAGACCGACGGCGAGCAGGCGTCGCTCGGCGGTGCGTTGAGTCGCGGGCTGTTCGCCGGCCTCGGCGTCCTCGTCACGTTCACTGCGCTGCTCGGAGCGACGTTCTGGGTTGGCCAGTCGATGATCTCGTCGATCAAGTGGTTCGAAGCCGCTGCCGGCCTCGTCCTGGTCGTCCTCGGCGCGTTGATCGTTGCCGGTCGCGCACCGTCGTTTTCCGTTACCCTCCCGAAACGCCGCTCGAGCGTGTTCGGCTTTTCGATCTTTGGCGTCGGCTATGCGCTCGCGTCGGCCGGCTGTGTCGCGCCACTGTTTATCAGTGTCGTCACCCGTGCGCTTTCGCTGTCGATGGCCGATGCGCTGGTCCTGCTTGGCACTTATGTCGGCAGCGTCGTCGTGTTGATGGTCTCGTTGACCGTCGCAACAGGGATGGGTCTGATCGCCGGTGCTGGCCGATTGACGGCCTACTCCGGCCTGTTGAAGCGAATCGCGGGCGTCGTGATGATCGTCGCCGGGATCGGGCAATTGTATCTCGCCCTCGTCGTCTTCGATTACTTCAATCTGTTCTGA
- a CDS encoding SCO family protein has translation MDRRTYLGTVGIAGLTSVAGCLDGTVGGGDTGNGNSNTGSPNAVLEPPETDLSEASHPSYGDEFPAVSVPDPLTGETISTDQFEDERVMLLTFFYTNCPDGVCPLLIERLRYVQSAAAENGYSDEAAFLAMTFDPERDSPDAIRTFGTQRGVDLDAGNFHFLRPESYETAKQIVADTYGLPLKKEYDHDYDNLEYKFPHLPYIFLVNKRGYLERVYLQGSRMDMTRLANDFETVVNG, from the coding sequence ATGGACCGGCGGACGTATCTCGGCACAGTCGGAATCGCAGGGCTTACCAGTGTTGCCGGCTGCCTCGACGGAACGGTCGGCGGCGGGGATACCGGAAACGGAAACTCCAATACTGGAAGCCCCAATGCCGTTCTCGAGCCGCCGGAGACGGATTTAAGCGAGGCGTCACATCCGAGCTACGGTGACGAGTTCCCGGCGGTCAGCGTTCCTGATCCGCTGACCGGCGAGACTATCTCGACCGACCAGTTCGAAGACGAGCGGGTCATGCTGCTGACGTTCTTTTATACGAACTGTCCTGACGGTGTCTGTCCCCTGCTGATAGAACGCTTGCGATATGTCCAGAGCGCCGCAGCCGAGAACGGATACAGTGACGAGGCAGCGTTCCTTGCGATGACGTTCGATCCGGAACGAGACTCACCGGATGCGATTCGGACGTTCGGGACCCAACGAGGGGTCGACCTCGATGCCGGAAACTTCCATTTCCTGCGACCGGAATCGTACGAGACCGCCAAACAGATCGTCGCCGACACGTACGGCCTACCACTCAAGAAAGAGTACGATCACGACTACGACAACCTCGAGTACAAGTTCCCACATCTCCCCTACATTTTCCTCGTCAACAAGCGAGGGTATCTCGAGCGTGTCTACCTGCAGGGATCGAGGATGGATATGACACGGCTCGCCAACGATTTCGAAACGGTGGTGAACGGATAG
- a CDS encoding Cdc6/Cdc18 family protein: MSSSGDDLFTRDDPIFENKELLEINHLPEEGRIVGRDDEISELANAVNPAIFGQSPSNLLIYGKTGTGKSLCAKYISERLVRVAGEEGVTSAFAYVDCAQDNTETQAVQTIAHTLNEPAVTDIRIPDKGLSTSTYYKRLWTVLDTQYDVVLVILDEVDKLDDDDILMQLSRAGEAGKLESCKIGVIGISNKIKYKDRLDERVKSSLCEREFVFPPYDANQLREIMQARSDAFKDDVLEPSVIPRAAALAAREHGDARKAIDILRYAGEIAQSNGNETVQEEFVVQARERAETDRFRELIRGSTPHSRYVLQALAVLSLNTPEEDGFRTTKIYDVYEEICRQERSEPLSLRRVRDLLKEHAFLDILEQARRSGGSAEGSYTEHQLLEDPEVVRTVLVETDDA, encoded by the coding sequence ATGTCGAGTTCCGGCGATGACCTGTTCACCCGCGACGATCCGATCTTCGAGAACAAAGAACTCCTCGAGATCAACCACCTTCCCGAAGAGGGTCGGATCGTCGGTCGCGATGACGAGATTTCGGAACTTGCAAACGCGGTCAACCCCGCAATCTTCGGCCAGAGCCCGAGTAACCTGCTGATCTATGGAAAAACTGGGACGGGGAAGTCCCTCTGTGCGAAGTACATTTCGGAGCGGCTGGTCCGTGTTGCGGGAGAAGAAGGCGTCACGTCGGCGTTTGCCTACGTCGACTGCGCACAGGACAACACGGAAACCCAGGCCGTCCAGACGATCGCCCACACGCTCAATGAACCAGCAGTCACCGATATCAGGATTCCCGACAAAGGTCTCAGTACCTCGACGTACTACAAGCGCCTCTGGACGGTGTTAGATACCCAGTACGACGTGGTCCTCGTCATTCTCGACGAGGTCGACAAGCTCGACGACGACGACATTCTTATGCAACTTTCGCGCGCGGGCGAGGCCGGCAAGCTCGAGTCGTGCAAGATCGGCGTCATCGGGATCAGTAACAAGATCAAATACAAGGACCGACTGGACGAGCGGGTCAAGTCCAGTCTCTGTGAACGCGAGTTCGTCTTTCCCCCCTACGACGCGAACCAGCTCCGCGAGATCATGCAGGCCCGCAGCGACGCGTTCAAAGACGACGTCCTCGAGCCCTCCGTTATCCCTCGCGCTGCGGCGCTTGCAGCGCGCGAACACGGCGACGCCCGCAAGGCGATCGACATTCTCCGGTACGCCGGCGAAATCGCCCAATCGAACGGCAACGAGACCGTGCAGGAAGAGTTCGTCGTTCAGGCCCGCGAGCGGGCCGAAACGGATCGGTTTCGGGAACTCATCCGCGGTTCGACGCCACACTCGCGGTACGTCCTGCAGGCGCTTGCGGTCCTCTCGCTCAACACGCCCGAGGAAGACGGGTTCCGGACGACGAAAATCTACGACGTCTACGAGGAGATCTGCCGGCAGGAACGGTCCGAGCCGCTCTCCCTGCGGCGGGTTCGAGACCTCCTCAAGGAACACGCCTTCCTCGACATACTCGAGCAGGCTCGCCGAAGCGGCGGCAGCGCCGAAGGCAGCTATACCGAACACCAGTTGCTCGAGGACCCCGAGGTCGTCCGGACGGTCCTCGTCGAAACTGACGACGCCTGA
- a CDS encoding redoxin family protein yields the protein MRRREVLAGIGSLGVIGGGAAVAMNGLPAPSSGDETNETETTSDAIRITDPISIQTLDAPGSTAGEVDLPATDQPTFIDFFATWCDPCKKQMPALAEAHERIGDDVLFISVTNQDMKASKVVEWWQNNNGNWLLGMDPDQQLTSKLLRGFFPYAVAIDASGTVQWSDQGRKNADQLVAGIEQALEGGAE from the coding sequence ATGCGCAGGCGAGAGGTCCTGGCTGGCATTGGGAGTCTGGGCGTCATTGGAGGCGGCGCAGCGGTGGCGATGAACGGTCTCCCAGCACCATCCTCCGGCGATGAAACGAACGAGACGGAGACGACGAGTGACGCGATTAGGATAACGGACCCGATTTCGATCCAGACACTCGACGCACCGGGCAGTACGGCTGGTGAAGTCGACCTGCCAGCAACGGACCAGCCGACGTTTATCGATTTCTTCGCGACGTGGTGTGATCCCTGTAAAAAGCAGATGCCGGCACTTGCCGAGGCACACGAACGAATCGGCGACGACGTGCTATTTATCTCGGTTACAAATCAAGATATGAAGGCGAGCAAAGTCGTCGAATGGTGGCAAAACAACAATGGGAATTGGTTGCTTGGTATGGACCCGGATCAGCAACTGACGAGTAAACTTCTCAGAGGCTTCTTCCCTTACGCCGTCGCGATTGACGCGTCCGGAACCGTTCAGTGGTCGGATCAGGGTCGCAAGAATGCGGATCAACTCGTCGCGGGAATCGAGCAGGCACTCGAGGGAGGAGCCGAATAA